ACGAACTCGATCTGCCTCCGGGCGTCGCCAAGCTCAAGCAGGGCGGCGGCCATGGCGGTCACAACGGGTTGCGCGACATCATCGCGCAACTGGGTAATCAGAATACCTTTCACCGCCTGCGGCTCGGCATCGGCCACCCGGGCGTTGCCAGTATGGTTTCAAACTTTGTCCTGGGTCGTGCGCCTCGCGCCGAACAGGAAAAACTCGATGCCAGCATCGACTTCGCCCTCGGCGTGCTGCCGGATATCCTCGCCGGTGAATGGAACCGCGCGATGAAAAACCTGCACAGCCAGAAGGCCTGACACTTATCCGAGGGGAAACACCATGGGATTCAATTGCGGCATCGTCGGCCTGCCTAACGTTGGCAAGTCCACCCTGTTCAACGCCCTGACCAAATCCGGGATCGCGGCCGAGAACTTCCCCTTCTGCACCATCGAGCCGAACAGCGGCATCGTGCCGATGCCCGATCCACGCCTGGAAGCCTTGGCGGCGATCGTCAATCCCAAGCGTATCCTGCCGACCACCATGGAATTCGTCGACATCGCTGGCTTGGTGGCCGGTGCCTCGAAAGGCGAAGGCCTGGGTAACAAGTTCCTGGCCAACATCCGTGAGACCGATGCCATCGCCCACGTGGTGCGCTGCTTCGAAGACGAGAACGTGATTCACGTTTCCAACAGCGTCGACCCAAAACGCGACATCGAAATCATCGACCTGGAACTGATTTTCGCCGACCTCGACAGCTGCGAGAAACAACTGCAGAAAGTCGCTCGAAACGCCAAGGGTGGCGACAAGGACGCCGTCGTCCAGAAAGGCCTGTTGGAACAGCTGATCGCCCACTTCACCGAAGGCAAGCCTGCGCGCAGCCTGATGAAGAACATGAGCACCGACGAGAAACAGGTGATCAAGGGCTTCCACCTGCTGACCACCAAGCCGGTCATGTACATCGCCAACGTCGCTGAAGACGGTTTCGAGAACAACCCGCACCTGGACGTGGTCAAGGCCATTGCCGAAGAAGAAGGCGCCATGGTCGTTCCGGTCTGCAACAAGATCGAAGCGGAAATCGCCGAGCTGGACGACGGTGAAGAGAAAGACATGTTCCTCGAGGCCCTGGGCCTGGAAGAGCCAGGCCTGAACCGCGTGATTCGCGCCGGCTACGAAATGCTCCACCTGCAGACCTACTTCACCGCCGGTGTCGAAGAAGTCCGCGCCTGGACCGTTCGCGTGGGTGCTACCGCCCCGCAAGCCGCCGGCGTCATCCACACCGACTTCGAGAAAGGCTTCATCCGCGCCGAAGTCATCGCCTACTCGGATTTCATCCAGTACAAGGGCGAAGCGGGCGCCAAGGAAGCCGGCAAATGGCGTCTGGAAGGCAAGGAATACATCGTCAAGGACGGCGACGTGATGCACTTCCGCTTTAACGTCTGAAGTGAAAAAAAACCGCGTGGCAGCGTCTGCCTGCCACGCGGTTTTTTTGTGCCCGTCAACTCAGCAAATGCCATTGATCGACATCTGGCGCCACCCCGATCAGGCCTAATTCGGCGTCGGGCGTCGCTGCGGGAGCAAAGACCATGTTGTCTTCGCCAAGGCTTTCCCGCCAGTCCCCAGCCAGTGCGATCTGGAACGAATGGCCTTGGGCGTCCGCTTCCGCATCCTTCAGGTAAGTGCGGTCCAGTGCCTCGTTGTAAACCAACTTCAGCGTAGTGTCCGTACCCTCTCCGAAACCGGTGTAGCCCAGCGCCGACACATCGATCTTGTCGTCAACCGTGAAGCCTTCGATCAGGTCGGCAAAGCTCTGGCTGTCAGTCCGGTAGCTGTCCTCGGTGGAGAGATAGCGGAACACGTCGGCATTTTCCCGATTGTCCGTCCACAACGAAATGTCGGCCCGGTCTCCGCCGTTGAGACGGTCGGCGCCCGCGCCGCCGATGATGACATCCGCTCCGGCGCCGCCGTTGATACGGTCATTGCCGTCCAGGCCACGGATGATCTCCGACAAGGCAGAACCGCTGATCGTATCGTTGGCAGACGTACCTTCGACGGTGGGCGCGGTAAACACCAGGTTGGTGCTGTTCAACTGCCCGACCAGATTACCGTCCAGCGCCAGTTCAAAACGTTGCCCGGCGGCATCGGCGTCGAAGCTCTTGAGGTACGTGCGAGTGCCGTCCGCGCTGGCCTGGATGGCCAAGGTACCGTCATGCCCGTCGCCAATCCCGGTGAAGCCCAAGCCGATCAGGTCAATGCGGTCCTCAGAGACATCGAAGTCCTGGATGCGGTCGCTGTTGTTCAATGTGGCGGTGCGGAAACTGTCGCCCAATTCGGCAAAACGGAAAATGTCCGCGCCTGCGCCACCTTGCAACACGTCACGTCCGCCGTCGCCCTGGAGCACATCGTCGCCCGCCAGGCCATGGATGATTTCGGCGGCATCGGTGCCGCGCAGGATTTCCTCGCCAGCGTACCCATCCACGTGGAGCTTGCCATCCTGGCTGCCGAAGCTGGTGTCCAGGCTGCCGTCGGCGTTCAGGCGGATGACATTGAAATCTCCGCTGTTCGTGCCGGCAGCCAAAATCCGGCCATCCGCTTGTACCGTCAAAGCCACCGGCGTGTCGGCCTCGAAGGTCACCGAGCCATTGCTGCCAAAGCTGCTGTCGAAGGATCCGTCAGCGTTGAGCCGCGCCACGGTAGCCAAGCTATCGCCCTCGCCATGGCCCATCACGATAATCTTGCCGTCAGCCTGCACGGTGACCACCGAGTCTTCGCCAAACCCCATGGCGGCGCTCAAATGCAGGACGCCATCGTCACCGAAACGGGTATCCAACTGACCGTCGGCGTTGAAACGCTGCAAGGCGAACGTCGGATCGCCCACACCAGCGGCGTTGTAGGCAGCCCCGACCACGACGCTTCCATCCGCCAGCACGGCAGTGGAGATCCCGCCGTTGAAGAACGGGTCTTCGGAAATATCGACGGTCAGCACGCCATGGTCGCCAAAGCCGTCGAACAAGCTGCCGTCATTGCCAACCTTGGTCACGGTCGCCTGGTCAAACCCGCGGGCACTGACCTGAAAGGTGCCGTCCGTATTGGCCGTCAGGTCGATATCCTTGAAGTCATGGCCGATGTCGACCGTCATGACGCCGTTCTGACCAAAGCCAGCATCGCGCGTCCCGTCGCTGTTATAGCGCTCCACCTGTATGCCGGTGTTCAGCGCCACAGCGACAAGCACCTTGCCATCGGACTGCACCGCCGTCAGCTCATAGCGGGACGCTGGCGCTGTCGTGGCCGGTACCATGTCGACGCCACCGTCATGAAAGCCGGTATCCAGGCTTCCATCCGCATTCAGGCGGATAACGGAATGGTTCTGTTCGTAACCGTAGCTTTCCTCACCTGGCGCCCCGGGGTATCCCCATGCCAGGTACTCGGTATAGCCGCCAATCAATATCTTGCCGTCCGACTGGACAGTGATGCTCTGGGCATCATCGAACTGGCCGGTGAGGTCGACCTGGACAGTGCCCGGGCCGGTTCTCACGGTATGGGAATCCACTTTCGTACTATCGAAGGTTGTCATGGTTTAGTCCTTTAAATAAATGCCGGATTCGTCACTCTGGAAGAGCCACAACGCTTTGCACGCTTCCGATCATTGGCTTGACCGGTGGCTTGCAGCCGTCAGCAGGCTGGATGGCCCTTTTGCTCGGAGGCATCAACGAGCGGCAAGTTCACTTCTGGCTGGGGGATGACGACAGATGGACAATAACCCTCCCCTTCCCACTTATTTGCCTAGGGAATCGGCCATATGTAGGCAACTTCCTAAGGAAGAGCAACGCGTCTTTATAGGACTCTTCTGAATTTTCAGAACGGGCCGTTTACCTATGGCATCTGCCCTTCGCCGTGAGCCAATCTGGTCCCCCTCGACAACAAAAAACCACGCGCCATGAGCGTGGGAACCCAGGGGCGACCATGACTAACCCACTCCCGACCTTCTTCGACCACAGCCGCCACACCCTGCGAATCTCCGGCCTCGACGCCCACCTCGACGTCCTGGCCTTTACCGGCGAGGAACACCTGAGTCGTCCCTACCTCTACCGCATCGAATTCACCTGCACCGAGCGCGACCTGGCGGCCACCGACGTGCTCAACCGGTGGGGTTATTTCAACCTGTACGCCGTGCCGCCACCGCCGACGCCCAAGGGTTTCACGCCGCCGGTGGTCAAGCCGCTGCGCGCCTTCCATGGCGTGATCTCAGGCTTCAAGCGCCTGTCCGGTTCCAACGACGAAGCCCGCTATGAAATCACCTTGCAACCGCGTTTCGCGCGGCTTGGGCGCGGCAAGCAGTTTCGCATCTACCAGCAGCAGTCGGTGCCCGAGATCGTCGAGCACATCCTGCGCACGCGCCACGATTTTCGTGGCGAGGAGTTCTATTTCAACCTGGTGCGCCAGTACCCCCGGCGCGAACAGGTCATGCAATACGACGAGAGCGACCTGGCCTTCGTCGAGCGCCTGCTGGCCGAGGTCGGCATCTGGTACCGCGTCACCAGCGACGATCGCCTGAACATCGACGTGGTGGAGTTTCACGACGACCAGCGGCATTACCAGCGCGGCGTCACGTTGCCGTGTCGCCCGCCGTCGGGCTTGTCCGCCGATGGCCAGGATGCCGTCTGGAACCTGCAGACCGCCCACCGGATGGTCGAGCAAAGCATCAGCTTTCGCGCCTACCATCACCGCGAGGCCCACGCCTTCCTGGACGGCGAAGTCGACCACACCCGAGGCGCCAAGGGCACCTACGGCGAGGCCTATCACTACGGCGAACCCTACACGGTGCTGGGCGAGCGCTACGCCCTGGACGAAGACCTGCAAAGCGAAAGCGGTTTCTTCTACGCCCGCCTGCGCCACGAGCTCTACCTCAACGACCAGACCCGCCTCAGCGGCACCACCAGCAGCGCCATCCTGGCCCCGGCGCAGCGCCTCGACATCACCGGCGGCGCGCCGAAGGCCTTCGAGCCCGGCGCGGTGATCGTCAGCCTGCGCACCGAAGCGGCCCGCGACCGCAGCTTCGTCGCCCACTTCCAAGCCATTCCCTACTCGGAAACCGTGTGCTTTCGCCCAGCGCTGCTGCCCAAGCCGCGCATGAGCGGCACTATCCCCGCCCGCGTCAGCCACCCGGTGGTCAACCCGCCCTACGCCGACCTTGACTTCGAAGGCCGCTACAAAGTGCGCTTCCTGTTCGACCGCGACACCTGGCAACCCGGCCGCGAAAGCGCCTGGCTACGCCTGGCCCGACCCTACGGCGGCGACACCCACGGCCTGCACCTCCCGCTGCAGGCCGGCACCGAAGTGGCCATTGCCTTCGAACACGGCGACCCCGACCGCCCCTACATCGCCCACGCCCTGCACGATGACCGCCACCCCGACCCGGTCACCGCCCGCAACGAACGCCGCAACGTCCTGCGCACCCCGACCAACAACAAACTGCGCCTGGACGACACCCGCGGGCAGGAACACATCAAGCTCAGCACTGAACACAGTGGCAAAAGCCAGTTGAACCTGGGGCATCTGGTGGACGCCGCGCGCAAGAAACGTGGGGAAGGGTTTGAGTTGCGCACCGATGGCTGGGGGGCGATCCGGGGTGGCAGGGGGGTGTTTATCAGTGCGGATGAGCAGGTCAAGGCCAAGGGTGACGTCCTCAGCATGGACCCGGCCACCGCCCAGATCGAAGGTGCCAAGCGCCAGATGGCCGAGTGGCAACACATCGCCCAGGCCCATCACAGCCGCACGCCTGACCTCGACGGTTTGCAGCAACTCCAGGCCGACGCAAAAGACCTCAAGGCCGCGGCCATCTTGCTCAGCGCCCCCCAGGGCATCGGCGCCGTCACCCCGGCCAGCCTGCTGCTCAAAAGCGGCGACGCGCTCTACCTGCAAAGCCACGACGACATCAACCTCGCGGCCGCCAAGCGCCTGTCGGCCCACGCCAACCAGGCCATTTCGCTGCTCGCCCAACAGGAAGGCCTGCGCCTCGTCTCGGGCAAGGGCCCGCTGGAAATCGAATCCCACGGCGACGTGCTGGCCATGAAAGCCCAGCAGGACATCAGCGTGCAGTCGGTGCAGGGGCACGTGCAGGTGACAGCCAAGAACGGCATCACCCTGGCCTGTGGCGGTGGGTTCATCCGGATCAACCCGAGCGGCGCGATCGACATCCACAGCCCCGGCAAGCTGAACCTCAAGGGGCAGCATGTCTGGGAACTCCCGGCCGGGCAGAGTTTTGCGTTGCCGGAGTTGCCGCAGTCGGTGTGTGAGGACTGCCTCAAGGTGGCCCGCGAAAACGCTGTTGGAATTCTTCCGCGCGAAAGTTAAGAAAAGGAGTACACGCATATGGCAACGCCAAGCGAATGGCAAAAACAGATTGAACACGTCTGTATGGCTTCGGACATACCGCGAGTGGACCTTCTGCTGGTTCAGTCTGATTGGGGCCATTGCGCCATCCCGGCCCTGAAGCAAATAAGCCCAGAGATTCCATGGCACTCGTTGTTTACCGGTACGCCGGAGGAAAACCTGCTGGAGCAGGCGCCGCTATTGATTCGGTTGAATCTGGCGCATTGGCAACATCGCGCCTGGCTGGAACAACTCATGACTCACTGTGCAACCGATGCACGGTTGCTGGTCGCGATCTCGCCATTGCCCTTCGATGCGCTCAGCCACGCCCTGCAAGCCCTGTCCCAAATGAAGTGGGGCGGGCAACCTGGCTTGTTGCGGTTCTACGACCCGCGAATCTTCCCTCTGCTTATCTCCTCCATCTTGAGCGACGAGCAACGTATTCAGTACCTGCTCCCCGTCAGTTATTGGACTTGGCTGGACCGAGATGACCAGCCGCAATGGCGACGGGGCGCCGGTCAGGCGCGGGGCAACATCGACATGCCGCCCTTCGTCGAACTGAGCGATGAGCAATGCGACCTGATCGGCTGCATTTCCGATGCGCAGCAGATGTTGAATGGCGGCGAATTTGACCATCTTGAGGACAGTAAGGAAGAGCGTTTCGCCTTGTTATATCGGTTGGCTGTGCAGGCTGGCAAAGAGAATTACTTCGGGAAACTCGATGATTACGTGAAGGGAACTTCGCTTGTTAATTCTTAAGGGCGGCTCGGTGTTGATAGCGAGAGATATTGCTGCGTAACAGATCGCATGGAAGGAACCGTGCGGACGAGACGGTTCTGCGTTTGAAATGCAAATGAAAAGGACTTTGCCATGAGGCAGTTGATGTTCTGTAAGTCGATGAGGCGGGGTTCTTATGCCTTGCTGGGGGTGATGCTGTATGGGTGCTCTTCTGCGGAAAATGAAATGGCGGGAGGGAACATAGAAGCCGTTAATCATACGTCGAATGCAATTAATTGGTTGTCGGTCAACGGATATCGGGCTGACGGAGGAGGAGGAAGTTCCTGTTGCATCATTATGCCGACCAAATGGCGCCCCGGCTTGATGGCTCATATCGAATGGGAAGTGGATCCTAATCGCTTTGCAAAGATTAAGCGAAGAGCAAAGGGGTTCGGTTTTGATGAGGAAGCATGGGCTGCGCACAAGGCTAAATTTCAACGTCATAGCGCCACGGTGGAAATTCCGGAGTGGTCAGGAACGGACTCCTGCGGTTTGAAAGTCCATTTCCTTGTTTGTAATCAAATCAAGGTCACTACCTCTTGCTGGGGGTACGGTTCATCTCATAACCCCATTAAAGAACCCTTGGAAATGAAGGAGCCCGCCATATGCCCGAAATAGAAAACAACTCGAAGGCGGACAAGGACCTAGGGTTGTCGATGCTAAGGAAACGGGGGCTATATGCATTGCTGGGATTGATGTTGTATGGCTGCTCTTCTGCGGAAAGTGAAATGGCGGGAGGAAACATAGAGGCCGTTAATCATACGTTGAATGCGATTAATTGGTTGTCGGTGAACGGATATCGGGCTGACGGAGGGGGAGGCAGTTCCTGTTGCATCATTATGCCGACCAAATGGCGCCCCGGTCTGATGGCTCATATCGAATGGGAGGTGGATCCCGATCCTTTCGCGGATGCACCACCATTAGGAACGGATGAG
This genomic interval from Pseudomonas alvandae contains the following:
- the pth gene encoding aminoacyl-tRNA hydrolase, translating into MTAIKLIVGLGNPGTEYEQTRHNAGALFVERIAHAQGVSLAADRKYFGLTGRFSHQGQDVRLLIPTTYMNRSGQAVAALAGFFRIKPEEILVAHDELDLPPGVAKLKQGGGHGGHNGLRDIIAQLGNQNTFHRLRLGIGHPGVASMVSNFVLGRAPRAEQEKLDASIDFALGVLPDILAGEWNRAMKNLHSQKA
- the ychF gene encoding redox-regulated ATPase YchF — translated: MGFNCGIVGLPNVGKSTLFNALTKSGIAAENFPFCTIEPNSGIVPMPDPRLEALAAIVNPKRILPTTMEFVDIAGLVAGASKGEGLGNKFLANIRETDAIAHVVRCFEDENVIHVSNSVDPKRDIEIIDLELIFADLDSCEKQLQKVARNAKGGDKDAVVQKGLLEQLIAHFTEGKPARSLMKNMSTDEKQVIKGFHLLTTKPVMYIANVAEDGFENNPHLDVVKAIAEEEGAMVVPVCNKIEAEIAELDDGEEKDMFLEALGLEEPGLNRVIRAGYEMLHLQTYFTAGVEEVRAWTVRVGATAPQAAGVIHTDFEKGFIRAEVIAYSDFIQYKGEAGAKEAGKWRLEGKEYIVKDGDVMHFRFNV
- a CDS encoding calcium-binding protein — its product is MTTFDSTKVDSHTVRTGPGTVQVDLTGQFDDAQSITVQSDGKILIGGYTEYLAWGYPGAPGEESYGYEQNHSVIRLNADGSLDTGFHDGGVDMVPATTAPASRYELTAVQSDGKVLVAVALNTGIQVERYNSDGTRDAGFGQNGVMTVDIGHDFKDIDLTANTDGTFQVSARGFDQATVTKVGNDGSLFDGFGDHGVLTVDISEDPFFNGGISTAVLADGSVVVGAAYNAAGVGDPTFALQRFNADGQLDTRFGDDGVLHLSAAMGFGEDSVVTVQADGKIIVMGHGEGDSLATVARLNADGSFDSSFGSNGSVTFEADTPVALTVQADGRILAAGTNSGDFNVIRLNADGSLDTSFGSQDGKLHVDGYAGEEILRGTDAAEIIHGLAGDDVLQGDGGRDVLQGGAGADIFRFAELGDSFRTATLNNSDRIQDFDVSEDRIDLIGLGFTGIGDGHDGTLAIQASADGTRTYLKSFDADAAGQRFELALDGNLVGQLNSTNLVFTAPTVEGTSANDTISGSALSEIIRGLDGNDRINGGAGADVIIGGAGADRLNGGDRADISLWTDNRENADVFRYLSTEDSYRTDSQSFADLIEGFTVDDKIDVSALGYTGFGEGTDTTLKLVYNEALDRTYLKDAEADAQGHSFQIALAGDWRESLGEDNMVFAPAATPDAELGLIGVAPDVDQWHLLS
- a CDS encoding type VI secretion system Vgr family protein; translated protein: MTNPLPTFFDHSRHTLRISGLDAHLDVLAFTGEEHLSRPYLYRIEFTCTERDLAATDVLNRWGYFNLYAVPPPPTPKGFTPPVVKPLRAFHGVISGFKRLSGSNDEARYEITLQPRFARLGRGKQFRIYQQQSVPEIVEHILRTRHDFRGEEFYFNLVRQYPRREQVMQYDESDLAFVERLLAEVGIWYRVTSDDRLNIDVVEFHDDQRHYQRGVTLPCRPPSGLSADGQDAVWNLQTAHRMVEQSISFRAYHHREAHAFLDGEVDHTRGAKGTYGEAYHYGEPYTVLGERYALDEDLQSESGFFYARLRHELYLNDQTRLSGTTSSAILAPAQRLDITGGAPKAFEPGAVIVSLRTEAARDRSFVAHFQAIPYSETVCFRPALLPKPRMSGTIPARVSHPVVNPPYADLDFEGRYKVRFLFDRDTWQPGRESAWLRLARPYGGDTHGLHLPLQAGTEVAIAFEHGDPDRPYIAHALHDDRHPDPVTARNERRNVLRTPTNNKLRLDDTRGQEHIKLSTEHSGKSQLNLGHLVDAARKKRGEGFELRTDGWGAIRGGRGVFISADEQVKAKGDVLSMDPATAQIEGAKRQMAEWQHIAQAHHSRTPDLDGLQQLQADAKDLKAAAILLSAPQGIGAVTPASLLLKSGDALYLQSHDDINLAAAKRLSAHANQAISLLAQQEGLRLVSGKGPLEIESHGDVLAMKAQQDISVQSVQGHVQVTAKNGITLACGGGFIRINPSGAIDIHSPGKLNLKGQHVWELPAGQSFALPELPQSVCEDCLKVARENAVGILPRES
- a CDS encoding DUF4123 domain-containing protein: MATPSEWQKQIEHVCMASDIPRVDLLLVQSDWGHCAIPALKQISPEIPWHSLFTGTPEENLLEQAPLLIRLNLAHWQHRAWLEQLMTHCATDARLLVAISPLPFDALSHALQALSQMKWGGQPGLLRFYDPRIFPLLISSILSDEQRIQYLLPVSYWTWLDRDDQPQWRRGAGQARGNIDMPPFVELSDEQCDLIGCISDAQQMLNGGEFDHLEDSKEERFALLYRLAVQAGKENYFGKLDDYVKGTSLVNS
- a CDS encoding DUF3304 domain-containing protein, whose protein sequence is MRQLMFCKSMRRGSYALLGVMLYGCSSAENEMAGGNIEAVNHTSNAINWLSVNGYRADGGGGSSCCIIMPTKWRPGLMAHIEWEVDPNRFAKIKRRAKGFGFDEEAWAAHKAKFQRHSATVEIPEWSGTDSCGLKVHFLVCNQIKVTTSCWGYGSSHNPIKEPLEMKEPAICPK
- a CDS encoding DUF3304 domain-containing protein, whose product is MLRKRGLYALLGLMLYGCSSAESEMAGGNIEAVNHTLNAINWLSVNGYRADGGGGSSCCIIMPTKWRPGLMAHIEWEVDPDPFADAPPLGTDEFRAFMVKHKTNYQQHHATVEIPEWPGTESCGLKVHFLVCNKIKVTTSCWGYGSPRNPIKEPLEMKEPTVCPK